A window of the Dickeya dianthicola NCPPB 453 genome harbors these coding sequences:
- a CDS encoding MFS transporter, with the protein MQPLTDSQTLSPVAAPLFDEPGRREQRATRVMFFLAGFGTSVWAALVPFARLNTAVDDGMLGLLLLCLGGGALVAMPVTGMLTTRFGCRKVISLAVLLFCLILPWLAVIPNAVVLALALLTFGIGVGTTDCAMNVQAILVEKASGKAMMSGFHGFYSIGGIAGAGAMSGMMSLGLSPLVASLISVVVMVLLLLTHLAGLLRYANPPEGPAFAVPRGTVLVLGLICFAVFLAEGAVLDWSAVFLTEYRGMPDAQGALGFACFAATMTLGRLTGDRVVTKLGAQPVVMLGAALAVTGLMLAVWLPYWSAALLGYALIGLGCSNIVPVMFSAIGRQTRMPQAAAVPAVTTLGYLGILAGPASIGFIAHHSSLSAAFLVVAALLVLVGLSAKAVKV; encoded by the coding sequence ATGCAACCGTTGACGGATTCCCAGACGCTTTCACCTGTAGCTGCCCCATTGTTTGATGAACCGGGACGGCGCGAACAACGTGCGACGCGCGTGATGTTTTTTTTAGCCGGGTTTGGTACGTCGGTTTGGGCGGCGCTGGTGCCGTTCGCCCGGCTCAATACCGCCGTGGATGACGGTATGCTCGGTCTGCTGTTGTTGTGTCTGGGGGGCGGCGCGCTGGTGGCGATGCCGGTAACCGGTATGCTGACCACGCGCTTTGGCTGCCGTAAGGTGATTTCGCTGGCGGTATTGCTGTTCTGCCTGATATTGCCGTGGCTGGCGGTGATCCCGAATGCGGTGGTGCTGGCGCTGGCATTACTGACATTCGGTATCGGGGTCGGTACCACCGACTGTGCGATGAACGTGCAGGCGATTTTGGTGGAGAAAGCCTCGGGTAAAGCCATGATGTCAGGGTTTCATGGGTTTTACAGCATCGGCGGTATCGCCGGTGCCGGGGCGATGAGCGGCATGATGTCGCTGGGGCTGTCGCCGCTGGTGGCGAGCCTGATCAGTGTGGTGGTGATGGTGCTGTTATTGCTGACGCATCTGGCCGGTTTGCTGAGGTACGCCAATCCGCCGGAAGGCCCGGCGTTTGCTGTCCCCCGCGGTACGGTACTGGTGCTGGGGTTGATCTGCTTTGCCGTGTTCCTGGCGGAAGGCGCGGTGCTGGACTGGAGCGCGGTATTTCTGACCGAATACCGCGGCATGCCGGATGCGCAAGGTGCGCTCGGTTTTGCGTGTTTTGCTGCTACCATGACGCTCGGTCGTCTGACTGGCGATCGGGTGGTAACCAAACTGGGGGCGCAGCCGGTGGTGATGCTGGGTGCCGCGCTGGCTGTCACCGGGTTGATGCTGGCGGTATGGCTACCGTACTGGTCGGCTGCGTTGCTCGGTTATGCGCTGATCGGGCTGGGGTGTTCCAATATTGTGCCGGTCATGTTCTCGGCCATCGGGCGTCAGACCCGTATGCCGCAGGCGGCGGCGGTACCTGCGGTCACCACGCTGGGTTATCTGGGGATATTAGCTGGGCCGGCAAGTATCGGGTTTATTGCGCATCACAGCAGTTTGTCGGCGGCGTTCTTGGTGGTGGCGGCCTTGCTGGTACTGGTTGGGCTGAGTGCCAAAGCGGTGAAGGTCTAA